A single Mixta calida DNA region contains:
- the bglX gene encoding beta-glucosidase BglX, whose amino-acid sequence MKWIYSLSLAVSLAVQPAFADDMFGPHRLTPEARDAFVTDLLAKMTLDEKIGQLRLISVGPDNPKDAIREMIKNGQVGAIFNTVTRPDIRAMQDQVMQLSRLKIPLFFAYDVVHGQRTIFPIPLGLASSWDTEAVARVGRVSAYEAADDGLNMTWAPMVDVTREPRWGRGSEGFGEDTYLTATMGSAMVKAMQGKSPADRYALMTSVKHFALYGAIEGGRDYNTVDMSPQRMFQDYMPPYKASLDAGSGGVMVSLNAINGVPATANSWLLKDLLRDEWKFKGITISDHGAIKELIKHGVASDPQDAVRLALKSGIDMSMGDEYYSKYLPGLVKRGVVSEAEIDDAARHVLNVKYDMGLFNDPYSHLGPKESDPADTNAESRLHREDARDVARKSMVLLKNRLETLPLKKAGTIALIGPLADSQRDIMGSWSAAGVAKQSVTLLQGMKNATEGKATLLYAKGANITDHKGIQAFLNLYEQAVSVDSRTPQQMIDEAVATAQKADVIVAAVGEAQGMAHEASSRTDLTLPESQQKLLAALKATGKPLVLVLMNGRPLALTHEYQQADAMLETWFSGTEGGNAIADVLFGDYNPSGKLPISFPRSVGQIPIYYNHLPTGRPYNSAKPNKYTSHYYDAVNGPLFPFGYGLSYTTFSVSPVKMSSATMPRNGKIEASVTVTNTGKRDGATVVQLYLNDEVASVSRPVKELKGFQRIMLKAGESQTVRFPIDVDALKFWNQKMQQVAEPGKFKVMIGLDSARTQDAEFTYL is encoded by the coding sequence ATGAAATGGATTTACTCCCTGAGCCTTGCTGTTTCCCTGGCGGTGCAGCCCGCCTTTGCTGACGATATGTTTGGCCCGCATCGCCTGACGCCTGAGGCGCGCGACGCCTTCGTTACCGATCTGCTGGCGAAAATGACGCTTGATGAAAAAATCGGTCAGCTGCGGCTGATCAGCGTCGGGCCGGATAACCCGAAAGACGCGATTCGCGAGATGATCAAAAACGGCCAGGTCGGTGCGATTTTCAACACCGTCACGCGTCCCGATATCCGCGCGATGCAGGATCAGGTGATGCAGCTCAGCCGCCTGAAAATTCCGCTGTTCTTCGCCTATGATGTGGTGCACGGACAGCGCACGATTTTCCCGATCCCGTTAGGGCTGGCCTCCAGCTGGGATACCGAGGCGGTGGCGCGCGTAGGGCGCGTCTCGGCGTATGAAGCGGCGGACGACGGCCTGAATATGACCTGGGCGCCGATGGTGGACGTGACGCGCGAACCGCGCTGGGGCCGTGGTTCGGAAGGCTTCGGCGAAGACACTTACCTGACGGCGACGATGGGCAGCGCCATGGTGAAGGCGATGCAGGGCAAAAGCCCGGCCGACCGCTATGCGCTGATGACCAGCGTCAAGCACTTCGCGCTCTACGGCGCCATCGAAGGCGGACGCGACTACAACACTGTCGACATGAGTCCGCAGCGCATGTTTCAGGACTATATGCCGCCGTACAAAGCGTCGCTGGATGCGGGCAGCGGCGGGGTGATGGTCTCTCTGAACGCCATTAACGGCGTGCCGGCCACCGCCAACAGCTGGCTGCTGAAGGATCTGCTGCGCGATGAGTGGAAATTCAAAGGCATCACCATCAGCGATCACGGCGCGATTAAAGAGCTGATTAAGCACGGCGTCGCCAGCGATCCGCAGGATGCGGTGCGCTTGGCGCTGAAGTCCGGCATCGATATGAGCATGGGCGACGAATACTACAGCAAATATCTGCCGGGGCTGGTGAAGCGCGGCGTGGTGAGCGAGGCGGAGATTGACGACGCGGCGCGTCACGTGCTGAACGTGAAGTACGATATGGGGCTGTTTAACGATCCTTACAGCCATCTGGGGCCGAAGGAGAGCGATCCGGCGGACACCAATGCGGAAAGCCGCCTGCACCGTGAAGACGCGCGCGACGTGGCGCGTAAAAGTATGGTGCTGCTGAAAAACCGTCTGGAGACGCTGCCGCTGAAGAAAGCAGGCACCATTGCGCTGATCGGCCCGCTGGCGGACAGCCAGCGCGATATCATGGGCAGCTGGTCGGCGGCGGGCGTGGCGAAGCAGTCGGTCACGCTGTTGCAGGGCATGAAAAACGCCACCGAGGGCAAGGCGACGCTGCTGTACGCCAAAGGCGCGAACATCACCGATCATAAAGGGATTCAGGCTTTCCTTAATCTCTATGAGCAGGCGGTAAGCGTCGACAGCCGCACGCCGCAGCAGATGATCGATGAAGCGGTCGCCACGGCGCAGAAGGCGGATGTGATCGTCGCGGCGGTGGGCGAGGCGCAGGGCATGGCGCATGAGGCCTCCAGCCGCACCGATCTGACCCTGCCGGAGAGCCAGCAGAAGCTGCTGGCGGCGCTGAAAGCTACCGGTAAACCGCTGGTGCTGGTGTTGATGAACGGTCGCCCGCTGGCGCTGACGCATGAGTATCAGCAGGCGGACGCGATGCTGGAGACCTGGTTCAGCGGCACAGAAGGGGGCAACGCCATCGCCGACGTGCTGTTCGGCGACTATAACCCTTCCGGCAAGCTGCCGATCTCCTTCCCGCGTTCGGTAGGACAGATCCCCATCTATTACAACCATCTGCCGACCGGCCGTCCCTATAACTCAGCCAAACCGAACAAGTACACGTCGCATTACTATGACGCCGTCAACGGGCCGCTGTTCCCCTTCGGCTACGGCCTGAGCTACACCACCTTCAGCGTGTCGCCGGTGAAAATGTCCTCAGCGACGATGCCGCGCAACGGCAAAATAGAGGCGAGCGTGACGGTGACGAACACCGGCAAACGCGACGGCGCGACGGTGGTGCAGCTTTATCTTAACGATGAGGTCGCCAGCGTCAGTCGTCCGGTGAAAGAGCTGAAAGGCTTCCAGCGCATTATGCTGAAGGCGGGCGAATCGCAAACCGTGCGTTTCCCGATTGATGTCGACGCGCTGAAGTTCTGGAATCAGAAGATGCAGCAGGTGGCGGAACCGGGCAAATTCAAGGTGATGATCGGCCTGGATTCGGCCAGAACGCAGGACGCGGAATTTACCTACCTGTAA
- a CDS encoding GNAT family N-acetyltransferase translates to MSLPAEPLLIRDACTADVAAMHEIYAWHVLYGCASFEETPPDEAEMRARLLKTQSLEMPWLVAEQAGRVIGYCYAAPYRPRPAYRFTIEESIYLRHELGGRGIGSALLAALIARCEQGPWRQMLAVVGNGRQNGGSLKLHLKLGFREVGVLREVGFKCGEWRDTLIMQRALSSATRAEE, encoded by the coding sequence ATGTCTCTCCCCGCCGAACCGCTGCTGATCCGCGATGCCTGCACCGCCGATGTCGCCGCTATGCATGAAATTTACGCCTGGCATGTGCTGTACGGCTGCGCCTCTTTTGAGGAGACGCCGCCCGATGAAGCGGAGATGCGGGCGCGTCTGTTAAAAACACAGTCGCTGGAAATGCCCTGGCTGGTGGCGGAACAGGCGGGCCGCGTCATCGGCTACTGTTACGCCGCCCCGTATCGGCCGCGCCCCGCTTATCGCTTTACCATCGAGGAGTCGATCTATCTGCGGCACGAACTCGGCGGACGCGGCATCGGCAGCGCCCTGCTTGCGGCGCTGATCGCCCGCTGCGAACAGGGACCGTGGCGGCAAATGCTGGCGGTCGTCGGCAACGGCAGGCAAAACGGCGGATCGCTGAAGCTGCATCTGAAGCTGGGATTTCGTGAGGTTGGCGTGCTGCGCGAAGTGGGATTTAAATGCGGAGAGTGGCGCGACACGCTGATTATGCAGCGCGCGCTCTCCTCCGCCACGCGGGCGGAGGAGTAA
- a CDS encoding IS1-like element IS1A family transposase (programmed frameshift), with product MASVSITCPSCSATDGVVRNGKSTAGHQRYLCSHCRKTWQLQFTYTASQPGTHQKIIDMAMNGVGCRATARIMGVGLNTILRHFKKLRPQSVTSRIQPGSDVIVCAEMDEQWGYVGAKSRQRWLFYAYDRLRKTVVAHVFGERTMATLGRLMSLLSPFDVVIWMTDGWPLYESRLKGKLHVISKRYTQRIERHNLNLRQHLARLGRKSLSFSKSVELHDKVIGHYLNIKHYQ from the exons GTGGCTTCTGTTTCTATCACCTGTCCCTCCTGTTCAGCTACTGACGGGGTGGTGCGTAACGGCAAAAGCACTGCCGGACATCAGCGCTATCTCTGCTCTCACTGCCGTAAAACATGGCAGTTACAGTTCACATACACAGCCTCTCAACCCGGTACGCACCAGAAAATCATTGATATGGCCATGAATGGCGTTGGATGCCGGGCAACCGCCCGCATTATGGGCGTTGGCCTCAACACGATTTTACGTCACT TTAAAAAACTCAGGCCGCAGTCGGTAACCTCGCGCATACAGCCGGGCAGTGACGTCATCGTCTGCGCGGAAATGGACGAACAGTGGGGCTATGTCGGGGCTAAATCGCGCCAGCGCTGGCTGTTTTACGCGTATGACAGGCTCCGGAAGACGGTTGTTGCGCACGTATTCGGTGAACGCACTATGGCGACGCTGGGTCGTCTTATGAGCCTGCTGTCACCCTTTGACGTGGTGATATGGATGACGGATGGCTGGCCGCTGTATGAATCCCGCCTGAAGGGAAAGCTGCACGTAATCAGCAAGCGATATACGCAGCGAATTGAGCGGCATAACCTGAATCTGAGGCAGCACCTGGCACGGCTGGGACGGAAGTCGCTGTCGTTCTCAAAATCGGTGGAGCTGCATGATAAAGTCATCGGGCATTATCTGAACATAAAACACTATCAATAA
- a CDS encoding DUF3772 domain-containing protein, protein MSKWLRFMRASLLALLTLAPLYLYAADGGDDQPIATEEEAPIKVNAAVELPKMQKILDKIKGQVSGETNDAQLSQLNDMALELSGNADTLGQALIPQRQQLLAQLAVLGPAPKADSGVKETPEVTRKRNTLENQKAKLDEQIKQAEAIKGGALNLSAQIVNLRRDNLKTQLALNSGSIFGPRFWAPLFGAQQMDGDKLANFRDELVDTAALAWEPGWRLGTLLWLAAAVAIATLGRRYGEEFLAWISIHQLPEGRLRRSFLAAAIALTTLAAVVLAFNFIDQAFTRRAEVSDDVQDFVDRLVQLSVFCGLIAGLGRAFLSTRRPSWRLPAISNEVAQALKPFPPLTATLVFIFQTVEALNSSVGTSVGTTILANGMTALLVGATALSISFRSSRVRRRMVQEGQAPEAKSTLVGLIQMAITLVGLGILLSLIIGYVTLARFLSYELVWIGIVCGAFYFLSHLVVDGCETLLSVSNPTGKRIQSSLNIDERHLSQAAALLSALGKTILLLFAAVAVLNGTFGTSTPIELLQKAVEFWGGKGLESLNIVPAHLVNALLCMAIGIYVLRSVRRWLDNDFLPKTTMDTGMRVSLVTLFSNIGYVLVILLTLSTMGVQWNKLAWIVSALSVGIGFGLQEIVKNFISGLILLTERPVKVGDLVSISGIEGDIRRINVRATEIQLGDKSTVIVPNSQLISQNVRNATMGNAQGVVTITLTFPLDIDPVQVREILLGVYRENERILDTPEPSVSFKDLTPQGIVLSVTGNVATQRQIAGAKSDLLFDILTRLRKEGIVLSRPQTMIIEQKNGEMVVKAPPQP, encoded by the coding sequence ATGTCAAAGTGGTTACGATTTATGCGGGCGAGCCTGCTGGCGCTGTTGACGCTGGCGCCGCTTTACCTTTATGCGGCGGACGGCGGCGATGACCAGCCGATCGCAACGGAAGAAGAAGCCCCGATCAAGGTTAATGCAGCGGTCGAGCTGCCGAAGATGCAGAAGATCCTCGACAAAATCAAAGGCCAGGTCTCCGGCGAAACCAATGACGCGCAGCTGTCGCAGCTGAACGACATGGCGCTGGAGCTGTCGGGCAACGCCGATACGCTGGGACAGGCGCTGATTCCACAGCGTCAGCAGCTGCTGGCGCAGCTGGCAGTGCTGGGACCGGCGCCGAAAGCGGACAGCGGCGTGAAAGAGACGCCGGAGGTGACGCGCAAGCGCAACACGCTGGAAAATCAAAAAGCGAAGCTGGACGAACAGATTAAACAGGCGGAGGCGATCAAAGGCGGGGCGCTCAACCTCAGCGCGCAGATTGTCAACCTGCGGCGCGACAACCTGAAAACCCAGCTGGCGCTTAACTCCGGCAGTATTTTCGGGCCGCGCTTCTGGGCGCCGCTGTTCGGCGCGCAGCAGATGGACGGCGATAAGCTGGCTAACTTCCGCGACGAGCTGGTGGATACCGCCGCGCTCGCCTGGGAACCGGGCTGGCGTCTCGGCACGCTGCTCTGGCTGGCGGCGGCTGTGGCTATCGCCACGCTGGGACGGCGCTACGGCGAAGAGTTTCTCGCCTGGATCAGCATTCACCAGCTGCCGGAAGGGCGGCTGCGCCGCAGCTTCCTCGCCGCGGCGATCGCGCTGACCACGCTGGCGGCGGTGGTGCTGGCATTTAACTTTATCGACCAGGCGTTCACCCGCCGCGCCGAGGTCTCTGACGACGTGCAGGATTTTGTCGATCGGCTGGTGCAGCTCAGCGTGTTCTGCGGTCTGATCGCCGGGCTGGGGCGCGCGTTTCTCTCCACGCGTCGCCCGTCCTGGCGATTGCCGGCGATCTCTAACGAAGTGGCGCAGGCGCTGAAGCCATTCCCGCCGCTGACCGCTACGCTGGTGTTTATCTTCCAGACGGTTGAGGCGCTGAACAGCAGCGTCGGCACCAGCGTCGGCACCACCATTCTGGCGAACGGCATGACCGCGCTGCTGGTGGGCGCCACTGCGCTCTCCATCAGCTTCCGCTCCAGCCGCGTGCGCCGTCGTATGGTGCAGGAAGGGCAGGCGCCGGAGGCGAAATCGACGCTGGTCGGCCTGATCCAGATGGCGATCACCCTGGTCGGTCTGGGAATTTTACTGTCGCTGATTATCGGTTACGTCACGCTGGCGCGCTTCCTTAGCTATGAACTGGTCTGGATCGGCATCGTCTGCGGCGCTTTCTACTTCCTCAGCCATCTGGTGGTCGACGGCTGCGAAACGCTGCTGTCGGTCAGCAACCCGACCGGCAAGCGCATCCAGTCCTCGCTGAATATCGACGAACGTCATCTGTCGCAGGCGGCGGCGCTGCTGTCGGCATTGGGCAAAACCATTCTGCTGCTGTTCGCGGCGGTGGCGGTGCTGAACGGCACCTTCGGCACCTCGACGCCGATTGAACTGCTGCAAAAAGCGGTAGAGTTCTGGGGCGGCAAGGGACTGGAATCGCTCAATATCGTGCCTGCTCATCTGGTGAACGCGCTGCTCTGCATGGCGATCGGCATTTACGTGCTGCGTTCGGTGCGCCGCTGGCTGGATAACGATTTCCTGCCGAAAACCACCATGGATACCGGCATGCGCGTCTCGCTGGTGACGCTGTTCAGCAATATCGGCTATGTGCTGGTGATCCTGCTGACGCTCTCCACCATGGGGGTGCAGTGGAACAAGCTGGCGTGGATCGTCAGCGCGCTGTCGGTCGGTATCGGTTTCGGCTTACAGGAGATTGTGAAGAACTTTATCTCCGGCCTGATTCTGCTGACCGAGCGTCCGGTGAAGGTGGGCGACCTGGTGAGTATCAGCGGCATCGAAGGGGATATCCGCCGCATCAACGTGCGCGCCACCGAGATCCAGCTCGGCGATAAATCCACGGTGATCGTGCCGAACTCGCAGCTGATTTCGCAGAACGTGCGTAACGCTACTATGGGCAACGCGCAGGGCGTGGTGACCATTACGCTGACCTTCCCGCTGGATATCGATCCGGTGCAGGTGCGTGAAATTCTGCTGGGGGTTTACCGTGAAAATGAGCGCATTCTCGACACGCCGGAACCGTCGGTGAGCTTTAAGGATCTGACGCCGCAGGGCATCGTACTGAGCGTCACCGGCAACGTGGCGACCCAGCGCCAGATCGCCGGCGCGAAAAGCGATCTGCTGTTCGATATTCTGACGCGCCTGCGTAAAGAGGGCATCGTGCTGTCGCGTCCGCAGACGATGATTATCGAGCAGAAGAATGGCGAAATGGTGGTGAAAGCGCCGCCGCAGCCGTAA
- a CDS encoding DedA family protein — protein MHFDINQLIEQYGYLAVVIGCIAEGETFALLGGVIAHEKLLRYSGVVLAVALGGFLGDQLLFWIGRRFGTRILRRFKKHQGKLKRANSMIRRHPVLFIIGVRFMYGFRTIGPIIIGASRLRPMKFLIFNAIGAFLWAVIFVTLGYFAGEMIAPWLHRLDHHLKHLLWLVGAALLVLLLRMAFRHWSSRRHND, from the coding sequence TTGCATTTTGATATCAACCAATTAATCGAACAGTATGGCTATCTGGCGGTGGTGATTGGCTGTATTGCCGAAGGAGAGACTTTCGCGTTGCTGGGCGGCGTGATCGCCCATGAGAAGCTGCTGCGCTACAGCGGCGTGGTGCTGGCGGTGGCGCTCGGCGGCTTTTTAGGCGATCAGCTGCTGTTCTGGATCGGACGACGCTTCGGCACCCGTATTCTGCGTCGCTTCAAGAAGCATCAGGGCAAGCTGAAGCGCGCCAACAGCATGATCCGCCGTCATCCGGTACTGTTTATTATCGGGGTGCGCTTTATGTACGGCTTTCGCACCATCGGCCCGATTATCATCGGCGCCAGCCGCCTGCGTCCGATGAAATTTCTGATTTTCAACGCCATCGGTGCGTTTCTCTGGGCGGTCATCTTCGTTACGCTCGGCTATTTCGCCGGCGAGATGATCGCGCCCTGGCTGCACCGGCTCGATCATCACCTCAAGCACCTGCTGTGGCTGGTGGGCGCGGCGCTGCTTGTCCTGCTGCTGCGCATGGCGTTCCGCCACTGGTCGAGCCGACGCCATAATGACTAA
- the pbpG gene encoding D-alanyl-D-alanine endopeptidase, which yields MPAKFRYSLLSLAFLFSAQGLTGQALAASPLNTPAPLSQPQIASGSAMIVDLNTNKVLYASHPDRVRPIASITKLMTAMVVLDAHLPMDEMLKVDISHTAEMRGVFSRVRLNSEISRKNMLLLALMSSENRAAASLAHHYPGGYDAFIRAMNAKARALGMTNTHYVEPTGLSIHNVSTARDLTKLLIATKRYPLLGQLSTTHEDMARFSNPDYVLPFRNTNHLVYKPDWQIQLTKTGFTNQAGHCLVMRTVIKQRPVALVVLDAFGKYTHFADAKRLRDWLETGKSAPVPAAALAYRKQKSSQTASNQSADDSAVE from the coding sequence ATGCCCGCAAAATTTCGTTATTCGTTGTTGAGCCTGGCTTTTCTTTTTTCCGCGCAGGGTTTGACCGGCCAGGCGCTGGCCGCGTCGCCGTTAAATACGCCTGCGCCGCTCTCCCAGCCGCAAATCGCCTCCGGCAGCGCGATGATCGTCGATCTGAACACCAATAAAGTGCTGTACGCCAGCCATCCCGACCGGGTCAGGCCGATCGCCTCCATCACCAAGCTGATGACGGCGATGGTGGTGCTTGATGCGCACCTGCCGATGGATGAGATGCTGAAAGTCGATATCAGCCATACGGCGGAAATGCGCGGCGTCTTCTCTCGCGTACGCCTGAACAGCGAAATCAGCCGTAAAAATATGCTGCTGCTGGCGCTGATGTCCTCTGAAAACCGCGCCGCCGCCAGCCTGGCGCATCACTATCCGGGCGGCTACGACGCCTTTATCCGCGCGATGAACGCCAAAGCGCGCGCGCTGGGCATGACCAACACCCACTACGTTGAGCCGACCGGTCTGTCGATCCATAACGTATCGACCGCCCGCGATCTGACGAAGCTGTTGATCGCCACCAAACGCTATCCGCTGCTGGGGCAGCTCAGCACCACGCATGAGGATATGGCGCGCTTTAGCAACCCTGACTACGTCCTGCCTTTCCGCAACACCAACCATCTGGTCTATAAGCCGGACTGGCAGATCCAGCTGACTAAAACGGGCTTCACCAATCAGGCGGGACATTGCCTGGTGATGCGCACGGTGATCAAGCAGCGTCCGGTGGCGCTGGTGGTGCTGGACGCCTTCGGCAAATATACCCACTTCGCCGACGCCAAACGCCTGCGCGACTGGCTGGAAACCGGCAAGTCCGCGCCGGTGCCGGCGGCGGCGCTGGCCTACCGAAAACAGAAATCATCGCAGACCGCCAGCAACCAAAGCGCGGACGACAGCGCGGTGGAATAA
- a CDS encoding Yip1 family protein — MNHVWGLLAHPDREMRDIKRENETVSHHYTHHVLLMAAIPVICALIGTTQLGWRLGAGRTVPLDLSTGLMLAVLFYLVILGGVAVMGRVIHWMARDYPQRPSIQRCTVFAGYVATPLFLSGIVALYPLVWLCVLVGALALAYTGYLLYVGIPELLNIDRDESLRFSGSTLAIGILLFEVLLALTVLLWGYGYRLG, encoded by the coding sequence ATGAACCATGTCTGGGGTCTGCTGGCGCATCCCGATCGGGAAATGCGCGATATCAAACGGGAAAACGAAACGGTTTCCCATCATTACACGCACCATGTGCTGCTGATGGCGGCGATTCCGGTAATCTGCGCGCTGATCGGCACCACGCAGCTGGGGTGGCGGCTGGGCGCCGGGCGCACCGTGCCGCTGGATCTCTCCACCGGACTGATGCTGGCGGTGCTGTTCTATCTGGTGATTTTAGGCGGCGTGGCGGTGATGGGGCGAGTGATTCACTGGATGGCGCGCGACTATCCGCAGCGACCCAGCATCCAGCGCTGTACGGTGTTCGCCGGTTATGTCGCCACGCCGCTGTTCCTGAGCGGGATCGTCGCGCTCTATCCGCTGGTCTGGCTTTGCGTGCTGGTCGGCGCGCTGGCGCTGGCCTACACCGGCTACCTGCTCTATGTCGGCATTCCTGAGCTGCTGAACATCGACCGCGACGAGAGTCTGCGCTTCTCCGGCTCGACGCTGGCGATCGGCATTTTGCTGTTTGAGGTGCTGCTGGCGCTGACGGTGCTGCTGTGGGGTTATGGCTACCGACTGGGCTGA
- the dld gene encoding D-lactate dehydrogenase: protein MHPNPNPASQTLINELRRIVGGSHLLTDPRKTERYRKGFRSGQGDALAVVFPGTLLELWRVLKAAVAADKIILMQAANTGLTEGSTPNGNDYDRDIIIISTLRMDRIYLLDKGKQVLALPGSTLFQLEKMLKPLGREPHSVIGSSCIGASILGGVCNNSGGALVKRGPAYTEMALYAQLDAQGQLKLVNHLGIELGSTPEQILGRLDDETWRESDVRHDARQASDHNYVERVRDVEADTPSRFNADASRLYEASGCAGKLAVFAVRLDTFEAEKKQQVFYIGTNDTSALEDIRRHILAHFHNLPVAGEYMHRDMYDIAEKYGKDTFIMIDKLGTDKMPRFFTLKGRIDAMLSHIPLFRPHFTDRMLQKLSAVFPTHLPKKMKTWRDRYEHHLMLKMSGDGVEEARQFLKDFFREGGGDYFECTDEEGSKAFLHRFAAAGAAVRYHAAHHDEVEDILALDIALRRNDRDWFEKLPPEFDDKLVHRLYYGHFMCHVFHQDYIVKKGVDAHALKERMLEILNQRGAEYPAEHNVGHLYQAKPQMKAFYQQLDPTNSFNPGIGKTSKRKHWADCGCGQDRHAG, encoded by the coding sequence ATGCACCCTAACCCTAACCCCGCCAGTCAAACCCTGATTAATGAACTGCGTCGCATCGTCGGCGGCAGCCATCTACTGACCGATCCCCGTAAAACCGAACGCTATCGCAAAGGCTTCCGCTCCGGCCAGGGCGACGCCCTGGCGGTGGTGTTCCCCGGCACGCTGCTGGAGCTGTGGCGCGTGCTGAAAGCGGCGGTGGCCGCGGATAAAATCATTCTGATGCAGGCGGCCAATACCGGCCTGACCGAAGGATCGACGCCTAACGGCAACGATTACGATCGCGACATTATTATTATCAGCACCCTGCGAATGGACCGTATTTATCTGCTCGATAAGGGCAAGCAGGTGCTGGCGCTGCCGGGCAGCACGCTGTTTCAGCTGGAAAAAATGCTCAAGCCGCTGGGCCGCGAGCCGCATTCGGTGATCGGCTCCTCCTGCATCGGCGCCTCGATTCTCGGCGGCGTCTGCAATAACTCCGGCGGCGCGCTGGTGAAGCGCGGCCCCGCCTACACCGAAATGGCGCTTTACGCCCAGCTGGATGCACAGGGGCAGTTGAAGCTGGTGAACCATCTCGGCATTGAGCTGGGCAGCACGCCGGAGCAGATCCTTGGCCGACTGGATGATGAAACCTGGCGCGAGAGCGACGTGCGCCACGACGCGCGCCAGGCGTCCGATCATAACTACGTCGAGCGCGTGCGCGATGTGGAAGCGGACACGCCGTCGCGCTTTAACGCCGACGCCAGCCGTCTGTATGAAGCTTCCGGCTGCGCCGGCAAGCTGGCGGTGTTCGCCGTGCGCCTGGATACCTTCGAGGCGGAAAAGAAACAGCAGGTGTTCTATATCGGCACCAACGATACCTCGGCGCTGGAGGATATCCGCCGTCATATCCTCGCCCATTTCCATAACCTGCCGGTGGCGGGCGAATATATGCACCGCGATATGTATGACATCGCGGAGAAGTACGGCAAAGACACCTTTATTATGATCGATAAGCTCGGCACCGATAAAATGCCGCGCTTCTTCACCCTAAAGGGGCGCATCGACGCGATGCTGAGCCATATTCCGCTGTTCCGCCCGCACTTTACCGATAGGATGCTGCAAAAGCTGAGCGCGGTTTTCCCGACCCATCTGCCGAAAAAGATGAAAACTTGGCGCGATCGCTACGAGCATCACCTGATGCTGAAAATGTCCGGCGACGGCGTGGAAGAGGCGCGTCAGTTCCTGAAGGATTTTTTCCGCGAAGGCGGCGGCGACTACTTCGAGTGCACCGACGAAGAAGGCTCGAAAGCCTTTCTGCATCGCTTCGCCGCCGCGGGCGCCGCGGTGCGATACCATGCGGCGCATCACGATGAGGTAGAGGATATTCTGGCGCTGGATATCGCGCTGCGGCGCAACGACCGCGACTGGTTTGAAAAGCTGCCGCCGGAGTTTGACGATAAGCTGGTGCACCGCCTCTATTACGGTCACTTTATGTGCCACGTGTTCCATCAGGATTACATCGTGAAGAAAGGCGTGGACGCGCATGCGCTGAAAGAGAGAATGCTGGAGATCCTTAACCAGCGCGGCGCGGAGTATCCGGCGGAGCATAACGTCGGCCATCTTTACCAGGCGAAGCCGCAGATGAAGGCGTTTTATCAGCAGCTCGATCCGACTAACAGCTTTAACCCCGGCATCGGCAAAACCAGCAAGCGCAAGCACTGGGCCGACTGCGGCTGCGGGCAGGATCGTCACGCGGGCTGA